A single region of the Nitrosomonas sp. Is79A3 genome encodes:
- a CDS encoding nitric oxide reductase activation protein NorD, which translates to MSINLDDYKELLEDLEPESVELLKHAWPEAVKTFSSRGLDNYLKGASAIRGLGRGRSLVDCWIDEVPLVAKEIGEDIISDLATSALSLASRTSGAVIELVLATSPTAAKRLGDAQLFQNYLQFLNTLIAQAPRGMRPMLNKLDILFGQLTLGGLRRWAMWGAHAHRTNYEEQIKYFGLESKESLAVLQKERKGTLFVDVQRRINMYLRALWARDFFMKPTSGDFETREGYKPYIENYFIYLPDAYDSHAGIPATEVYRAAAAHAAAHLVETKQPISAEGLSPMQMAVISVIEDARVEERSIRRFPGLRKTWAVLHTATPDRAVTMGDYLNRLARAILDPDYQDNDPWIIEGRQLFAAAQDKLDTYQISWDIGVQLTHSFREKNIPFAMLSDQLTAPYRDDNRYFWEFEEFDLNKSLSAGYEAPKQIRKYVNVMEFANEVEVETAGDDAQEIWVMGTEFFPYEDTGVSYNDLEGKEPVSAPYHYSEWDYQIQLERPDWATVQEKRAKLGDIQCIDDIAQQYKREIARMKFLLDAMQPQGTRRIRKLEDGDEIDINAAIRSMIDIRMGMQPDPRIMMRSVRKVRDISVLVLLDLSESTNEKVSGHDYSVLDLTRQATVLLANAINKIGDPFAIHGFCSDGRHDVEYYRYKDFDQPYNEIPKARLAGMTGQLSTRMGAAMRHATHYLKLQKSAKKLLLVITDGEPADVDVRDPQYLRHDTKKAVEEAGRSGILTYCMSLDPRADQYVSRIFGERNYLVVDHVERLPEKLPVLYAGLTR; encoded by the coding sequence ATGAGTATTAATCTGGATGACTACAAAGAATTACTGGAAGATTTAGAACCAGAATCGGTTGAATTACTCAAGCATGCATGGCCAGAAGCCGTCAAAACTTTTTCGTCGCGCGGGTTGGATAACTACCTGAAAGGCGCTTCGGCTATTCGTGGATTAGGGCGCGGACGCAGTCTGGTGGATTGTTGGATCGATGAAGTCCCATTGGTAGCCAAAGAAATTGGTGAAGATATTATCAGTGATCTGGCGACTTCTGCACTTTCACTCGCCTCCAGAACTTCCGGCGCAGTGATCGAGCTGGTATTAGCCACCTCCCCCACTGCGGCGAAACGGCTCGGTGATGCGCAGCTATTCCAGAATTATCTGCAATTCCTGAATACCTTGATTGCACAAGCACCGCGCGGCATGCGTCCGATGCTCAACAAACTGGATATTCTGTTTGGGCAACTGACTCTGGGTGGACTGCGCCGCTGGGCGATGTGGGGAGCACATGCGCATCGCACGAATTACGAAGAGCAGATCAAATATTTTGGATTGGAATCCAAGGAATCACTCGCGGTACTGCAAAAAGAACGCAAGGGTACCCTGTTTGTGGATGTGCAACGCCGCATCAATATGTATCTACGCGCACTGTGGGCACGTGATTTTTTCATGAAACCCACCTCCGGTGACTTTGAAACGCGCGAAGGTTACAAACCCTATATCGAAAATTACTTCATTTACCTGCCTGATGCCTATGACAGTCATGCGGGCATACCCGCCACCGAGGTGTATCGTGCCGCTGCAGCGCACGCTGCCGCACATCTGGTGGAAACCAAACAACCGATTTCTGCGGAAGGATTGAGTCCGATGCAAATGGCAGTCATCTCCGTGATCGAAGATGCGCGCGTCGAAGAACGCTCCATCCGCCGCTTCCCGGGATTGCGTAAAACCTGGGCAGTCTTGCATACCGCCACACCGGATAGGGCTGTCACCATGGGCGATTATCTCAATCGCCTGGCACGCGCTATACTCGACCCGGATTATCAGGACAACGACCCTTGGATTATCGAAGGCCGTCAGCTTTTTGCAGCCGCACAGGACAAACTGGATACCTATCAAATCTCATGGGACATTGGCGTTCAACTGACGCATAGTTTTAGAGAAAAAAACATTCCCTTCGCCATGCTATCGGATCAGCTCACCGCACCGTATCGCGACGACAATCGGTATTTCTGGGAATTTGAGGAATTTGACTTAAACAAATCCCTGTCGGCTGGCTATGAAGCGCCCAAACAAATCCGCAAATACGTCAATGTGATGGAATTCGCCAACGAAGTCGAGGTGGAAACCGCCGGTGACGACGCGCAGGAAATCTGGGTCATGGGTACCGAATTTTTTCCTTATGAAGATACCGGCGTTTCCTACAACGACCTAGAAGGCAAAGAACCGGTGTCAGCACCCTACCACTATTCCGAATGGGATTACCAGATTCAACTGGAGCGCCCGGATTGGGCCACGGTTCAGGAAAAACGCGCCAAGCTGGGCGATATACAATGCATCGACGATATCGCGCAGCAATACAAGCGCGAAATCGCACGCATGAAGTTTCTGCTCGATGCCATGCAACCGCAAGGCACGCGCCGCATCCGCAAACTGGAAGATGGCGACGAAATCGATATCAATGCCGCGATCCGTTCAATGATCGACATCCGCATGGGCATGCAACCCGATCCTCGCATCATGATGCGCTCCGTGCGCAAAGTGCGCGACATTTCAGTGCTCGTGCTGCTCGATTTATCCGAATCGACCAACGAAAAAGTTTCTGGCCATGACTACTCCGTGCTAGATCTGACCCGCCAGGCGACGGTACTGCTCGCCAACGCCATCAACAAAATCGGCGATCCTTTCGCGATTCACGGCTTCTGCTCGGACGGGCGGCACGATGTGGAATACTACCGCTACAAGGATTTCGACCAACCCTATAACGAAATCCCCAAAGCCCGGCTCGCCGGCATGACCGGGCAACTCTCCACCCGCATGGGCGCGGCGATGCGCCACGCCACTCATTATTTGAAACTACAGAAATCCGCGAAAAAACTGCTGCTCGTCATCACCGACGGTGAACCCGCCGACGTCGACGTGCGCGACCCGCAATACCTGCGCCACGACACCAAAAAAGCCGTGGAAGAAGCCGGTCGCTCGGGCATTCTCACCTACTGCATGAGCCTCGACCCACGCGCAGATCAGTATGTGTCGCGCATTTTTGGTGAGCGCAATTATCTGGTGGTGGATCATGTGGAACGACTTCCGGAGAAATTACCAGTGTTGTATGCGGGGTTGACGAGATAG
- a CDS encoding CbbQ/NirQ/NorQ/GpvN family protein: MSEIIDQYRVTTEPYYHPVADEVELYEAAYSVRMPMMLKGPTGCGKTRFVEYMAWKLKKPLITVACNEDMTASDLVGRFLLDANGTRWQDGPLAVAARYGAICYLDEVVEARQDTTVVIHPLTDNRRVLPLEKKGELVHAHADFQIVISYNPGYQSLMKDLKQSTKQRFGALDFNYPNHDVESEIVSHETGVSTEIAEKLVSIAERARNLKGHGLDEGISTRMLIYAGSLIAKKVDAHAACRVALVRPITDDPDMRDALDAAVSTFFN, from the coding sequence ATGAGCGAAATCATTGATCAATACCGTGTAACTACCGAGCCCTATTACCACCCCGTAGCTGATGAGGTGGAATTATATGAAGCCGCCTATTCGGTGCGCATGCCGATGATGCTGAAAGGTCCTACCGGCTGTGGTAAAACTCGTTTTGTTGAATACATGGCATGGAAATTAAAAAAACCGCTGATAACCGTGGCTTGTAATGAAGATATGACCGCATCCGATCTGGTGGGTCGTTTTTTGTTGGATGCCAATGGCACGCGCTGGCAAGATGGTCCGCTGGCTGTTGCGGCACGCTATGGCGCCATCTGCTATCTGGACGAAGTCGTTGAAGCACGCCAGGATACCACTGTGGTGATCCATCCATTAACCGACAATCGCCGTGTCTTGCCATTGGAAAAAAAAGGCGAGCTTGTTCATGCGCATGCTGACTTCCAGATTGTCATTTCCTACAATCCAGGCTATCAAAGCTTGATGAAAGACCTCAAGCAATCCACCAAACAGCGTTTTGGCGCACTGGATTTTAATTATCCTAACCATGACGTTGAAAGTGAAATCGTGTCGCACGAAACGGGGGTGTCCACTGAAATTGCTGAAAAACTGGTATCAATTGCGGAACGTGCACGCAACCTCAAAGGTCATGGATTGGATGAAGGCATCTCAACGCGTATGCTGATTTACGCCGGTAGCCTCATTGCCAAAAAAGTAGACGCGCATGCCGCTTGCCGTGTTGCTTTGGTTCGACCCATCACCGATGATCCCGATATGCGTGATGCACTGGATGCCGCAGTCAGCACTTTCTTTAATTAA
- a CDS encoding ribulose bisphosphate carboxylase small subunit produces MSEVIDYKSRVSDPASRKFETFSYLPAMSDKDIKKQVQYLISKGWNPAIEHTEPEYVMDSYWYMWKLPMFGETDVDRVLAEAAACHKANPNNHVRLIGYNNFNQSQGTAMVIYRGKTV; encoded by the coding sequence ATGAGCGAAGTAATTGATTACAAATCACGTGTCAGTGATCCAGCAAGCCGTAAGTTTGAGACATTTTCCTACCTGCCTGCGATGTCTGACAAAGATATCAAGAAGCAAGTACAGTATTTAATTAGTAAAGGCTGGAATCCAGCCATTGAGCATACAGAACCAGAGTATGTAATGGATTCCTACTGGTATATGTGGAAACTACCCATGTTTGGTGAAACTGATGTAGACCGCGTGCTGGCAGAAGCTGCTGCGTGTCATAAAGCCAACCCGAATAATCATGTTCGTTTAATTGGCTACAACAATTTCAACCAATCGCAAGGCACTGCCATGGTGATATACCGCGGCAAGACTGTTTAA
- a CDS encoding form I ribulose bisphosphate carboxylase large subunit yields the protein MAVKIYNAGVKEYRHTYWTPDYTPLDTDLLACFKITPQAGVPREEVAAAVAAESSTGTWTTVWTDLLTDLDYYKGRAYKIEDVPGDDTCFYAFVAYPIDLFEEGSVVNVLTSLVGNVFGFKALRALRLEDVRFPIAYVKTCGGPPAGIQVERDRLNKYGRALLGCTIKPKLGLSAKNYGRAVYECLRGGLDLTKDDENVNSQPFMRWRDRFEFVVEACQKAERETGERKGHYLNVTAPTPEEMYKRAEFAKELGAPIIMHDYLTGGLTANTGLANWCRNNGMLLHIHRAMHAVLDRNPHHGIHFRVLTKVLRLSGGDHLHSGTVVGKLEGDRAATLGWIDTMRDKFIKEDRSRGLFFDQDWGSMPGVFPVASGGIHVWHMPALVAIFGDDACLQFGGGTLGHPWGNAAGAAANRVALEACVEARNQGVEIEKEGKAILTKAAKSSPELKIAMETWKEIKFEFDTVDKLDVAHK from the coding sequence ATGGCAGTAAAAATATATAACGCTGGTGTGAAAGAATATAGACACACTTACTGGACCCCTGATTATACTCCGCTGGATACCGATCTTCTGGCATGTTTCAAAATTACGCCTCAAGCCGGCGTACCTCGTGAAGAAGTTGCTGCTGCAGTAGCTGCAGAATCTTCAACGGGTACCTGGACCACAGTGTGGACTGATCTTTTAACCGATTTGGACTACTACAAAGGACGTGCTTATAAGATTGAAGACGTTCCAGGCGATGACACTTGTTTCTACGCATTCGTAGCTTACCCTATCGATCTTTTTGAAGAAGGCTCCGTGGTTAACGTGCTGACCTCGCTGGTGGGTAACGTGTTCGGTTTTAAAGCGCTACGCGCACTGCGTCTGGAAGATGTTCGTTTCCCGATTGCCTACGTCAAAACCTGCGGCGGACCTCCAGCAGGTATTCAAGTAGAACGCGATCGTCTGAACAAATATGGCCGCGCGCTGTTAGGTTGTACCATTAAGCCTAAACTGGGCCTGTCTGCCAAAAACTACGGCCGTGCTGTATACGAATGTCTGCGCGGCGGTCTGGATCTGACTAAGGACGATGAGAACGTTAATAGTCAACCTTTTATGCGTTGGCGTGATCGTTTCGAATTCGTGGTGGAAGCTTGCCAAAAGGCTGAGCGTGAAACTGGAGAACGTAAAGGTCATTACTTAAACGTAACCGCACCAACTCCAGAAGAAATGTATAAACGTGCAGAGTTTGCTAAAGAATTGGGCGCACCGATCATCATGCATGACTACTTGACGGGTGGTTTAACTGCCAATACGGGACTGGCTAACTGGTGCCGCAACAACGGAATGCTGTTGCACATTCACCGCGCTATGCATGCCGTACTCGATCGCAACCCGCACCATGGCATTCATTTCCGCGTTTTAACCAAGGTACTACGTTTATCCGGGGGTGATCACCTGCATTCCGGTACCGTGGTAGGCAAACTAGAAGGTGACCGTGCAGCAACCCTCGGCTGGATCGATACTATGCGTGACAAATTCATCAAAGAAGACCGCAGCCGCGGCCTGTTCTTCGATCAAGACTGGGGTTCTATGCCAGGTGTATTCCCAGTTGCCTCGGGCGGTATTCACGTTTGGCATATGCCAGCACTGGTTGCTATTTTCGGTGATGATGCCTGCTTGCAATTCGGTGGCGGTACCTTAGGTCACCCATGGGGCAATGCTGCTGGTGCCGCTGCTAACCGCGTGGCATTGGAAGCCTGCGTCGAAGCACGTAACCAAGGTGTTGAAATCGAGAAGGAAGGCAAAGCGATTCTAACCAAAGCTGCTAAGAGCAGTCCCGAACTGAAAATTGCCATGGAAACATGGAAAGAAATTAAGTTCGAGTTTGATACGGTTGATAAGCTCGACGTAGCCCACAAGTAA
- a CDS encoding LysR family transcriptional regulator, with the protein MLHLTLRQLKVFESVARHLSYSRAADELHLTQPAVSMQIKQLEGNISLPLFEQLGKRIYLTEAGRELYQYSRSISQQLADMEVALDELKGMERGKLNISVVTTANYFAPHLLAKFCQRYKGVTVSLNVSNRETVLKQLSDNLIDLAIMGQPPDDLDIDSESFIENPLVVIAPPDHPLCKEQHIPVKRLAKEIFLVRESGSGTRGAMERFFAAHDVKINKGMEADTTEAIKQAVQAGMGLGIMSQHTAELELETNRLKILDVQGFPIIRYWHVVHRKNKRLSGVANAFREFLLKEAAELMANSKK; encoded by the coding sequence ATGCTTCATCTTACTTTACGACAATTGAAAGTGTTTGAATCGGTTGCGCGGCACTTGAGCTACTCGCGTGCCGCCGATGAACTCCATTTGACCCAACCTGCTGTTTCAATGCAGATTAAGCAACTAGAAGGCAATATTAGTTTGCCGTTATTTGAGCAACTGGGGAAACGAATTTATCTGACTGAGGCGGGACGTGAGTTATATCAATACAGTCGTTCAATTTCCCAGCAATTAGCTGATATGGAGGTTGCACTGGATGAATTGAAAGGCATGGAGCGGGGCAAGTTAAATATTTCTGTGGTAACAACTGCCAATTACTTTGCGCCGCATTTATTGGCAAAATTTTGCCAGCGTTATAAAGGTGTAACAGTGAGTTTAAATGTCTCTAACCGAGAAACCGTATTGAAACAGCTCTCTGATAATTTGATCGACCTTGCAATCATGGGGCAACCGCCTGATGATCTCGATATTGATAGTGAATCTTTTATAGAAAATCCATTGGTCGTGATAGCGCCGCCGGATCATCCTTTGTGCAAAGAACAGCATATACCGGTTAAGCGATTAGCCAAGGAAATTTTTCTGGTACGTGAATCAGGTTCAGGAACGCGCGGTGCCATGGAACGTTTTTTTGCAGCGCATGATGTCAAAATCAATAAAGGGATGGAAGCAGACACAACCGAAGCGATTAAACAGGCGGTTCAGGCAGGTATGGGGTTAGGGATTATGTCGCAGCATACGGCAGAATTGGAACTTGAAACGAATCGTTTGAAGATTCTGGATGTGCAGGGTTTTCCTATTATCCGTTATTGGCATGTAGTACACAGGAAGAATAAGCGCCTATCCGGTGTTGCCAATGCTTTCAGAGAATTTTTGTTAAAAGAAGCTGCAGAATTGATGGCAAATTCAAAGAAATAG
- the rimO gene encoding 30S ribosomal protein S12 methylthiotransferase RimO codes for MSSLKQASQKVGFISLGCPKALVDSEQILTQLRAEGYEISSSYEDADLVVVNTCGFIDSAVEESLDAIGEALAENGKVIVTGCLGAKEDGDVVKKAHPQVLAVTGPHALPEVMSAIHTHLPQSHDPFTSLVPPQGIRLTPKHYAYIKISEGCNHRCTFCIIPSMRGDLVSRPIHQVMQEAEHLVNAGVKELLIISQDTSAYGVDVKYRTGFWQGRPIKTRLTELAQALGTLGVWVRMHYVYPYPHVDEVIPLMAEGKILPYLDVPFQHANPRILKAMKRPANAENNLARIQQWRQICPDITLRSTFIVGFPGETEAEFEELLAFLQEAQLDRVGCFSYSPVEGATANQLADPVPEEIKEDRRARFMQLQEEISRQRLAAKVGQKMVVMVDELTENQVIARSSADAPEIDGLVYVEKADHVQPGDFIEVEITDSDTHDLYAIT; via the coding sequence ATGTCATCATTAAAACAAGCTTCACAAAAAGTTGGCTTTATTTCTCTTGGTTGCCCAAAGGCACTGGTGGATTCTGAACAAATCTTGACCCAGTTACGCGCCGAGGGGTATGAAATATCATCTTCCTATGAAGATGCAGATTTAGTCGTTGTTAACACCTGCGGGTTTATTGATAGTGCGGTTGAGGAATCGCTGGATGCGATCGGTGAAGCGCTAGCAGAAAACGGGAAAGTAATTGTCACTGGGTGCCTGGGTGCGAAAGAGGATGGGGACGTGGTTAAAAAAGCCCATCCTCAGGTGTTGGCCGTAACCGGACCTCACGCGCTGCCGGAAGTGATGTCTGCTATCCACACCCATTTGCCGCAATCGCATGATCCTTTTACCAGTTTGGTACCGCCACAAGGAATCCGGTTAACGCCCAAACATTACGCATATATCAAAATTTCTGAAGGCTGTAATCACCGCTGCACGTTTTGTATTATCCCTTCGATGCGCGGTGATTTGGTAAGCCGGCCGATTCATCAAGTTATGCAGGAAGCCGAGCATCTAGTGAATGCCGGTGTGAAGGAACTTTTGATCATTTCACAAGATACCAGCGCGTATGGCGTAGACGTAAAATATCGCACAGGTTTCTGGCAGGGCAGGCCGATTAAAACCCGCTTGACCGAGCTTGCGCAGGCATTGGGTACATTAGGAGTATGGGTGCGCATGCATTATGTTTATCCCTACCCGCATGTCGACGAAGTGATCCCACTGATGGCGGAGGGCAAGATATTGCCTTATCTGGATGTGCCGTTTCAGCATGCAAATCCACGTATTCTGAAAGCCATGAAACGCCCCGCCAATGCTGAGAATAATTTGGCACGCATTCAACAATGGCGCCAGATTTGTCCTGACATCACATTACGCAGCACCTTTATCGTTGGTTTCCCGGGTGAAACTGAAGCGGAGTTTGAAGAATTACTAGCCTTCTTGCAGGAGGCGCAATTAGATCGCGTCGGGTGTTTTAGCTATTCACCGGTTGAAGGTGCAACAGCTAATCAGCTTGCCGATCCTGTTCCGGAAGAAATTAAGGAAGATCGTCGTGCGCGGTTTATGCAATTGCAGGAAGAAATCAGCCGTCAACGTTTGGCAGCGAAAGTTGGCCAAAAGATGGTGGTTATGGTTGATGAACTTACTGAAAATCAGGTGATTGCAAGAAGTAGTGCTGATGCACCCGAAATTGACGGATTGGTATACGTGGAAAAAGCGGATCACGTTCAACCGGGGGATTTTATTGAAGTTGAGATCACTGATTCGGATACGCATGATTTGTATGCTATTACTTAA